The proteins below come from a single Isoptericola dokdonensis DS-3 genomic window:
- the pdxT gene encoding pyridoxal 5'-phosphate synthase glutaminase subunit PdxT has protein sequence MTTTIGVLALQGDVREHVHALEAAGARAVPVRRTRELEAVDGLVLPGGESTTIDKLLRIFELRDPVRDAIGAGLPVYGSCAGMILLADRIEGGIEDQQTLGGLDVTVRRNAFGRQVDSFEVDLALDGVDDGPVRSVFIRAPWVEQAGPDVQVLARIPDRTVAGAGVGEAAGKIVAVRSGRLLATAFHPEVTGDWRVHALFVRLVTEARRSQSGHVRSL, from the coding sequence GTGACCACGACCATCGGAGTCCTCGCCCTCCAGGGCGACGTGCGCGAGCACGTCCACGCCCTCGAGGCGGCGGGCGCGCGGGCCGTGCCCGTGCGGCGCACCCGCGAGCTGGAGGCCGTCGACGGCCTCGTCCTGCCGGGCGGGGAGTCGACCACCATCGACAAGCTGCTGCGGATCTTCGAGCTGCGCGACCCCGTCCGGGACGCCATCGGCGCCGGGCTGCCCGTCTACGGCTCCTGCGCCGGCATGATCCTGCTGGCCGACCGCATCGAGGGCGGCATCGAGGACCAGCAGACCCTCGGCGGCCTCGACGTCACCGTGCGCCGCAACGCGTTCGGCCGGCAGGTCGACTCCTTCGAGGTCGACCTCGCCCTGGACGGCGTCGACGACGGCCCCGTGCGGTCCGTGTTCATCCGCGCCCCCTGGGTCGAGCAGGCCGGCCCCGACGTGCAGGTCCTGGCCCGGATCCCGGACCGCACCGTCGCCGGTGCGGGAGTCGGCGAGGCCGCCGGTAAGATCGTGGCGGTACGGTCCGGACGGTTGCTCGCCACCGCGTTCCACCCGGAGGTCACCGGGGACTGGCGCGTGCACGCCCTGTTCGTCCGCCTTGTCACCGAAGCGCGAAGGAGTCAGTCAGGTCATGTCCGGTCACTCTAA
- the ruvC gene encoding crossover junction endodeoxyribonuclease RuvC — MRVLGVDPGLTRCGVGVVDSRPGRRAVLVGVGVLRTAPETSTDLRLLEISRGLDTWLDEHVPDVVAVERVFAQNNRGTVMGTAQVAGLAMVAAARRGVPVALHTPSEVKAAVTGSGRADKAQVQKMVASILGLSVAPEPADAADALALAVTHLWRPAGALQGGDRHETTPAQRAWAAAEQQAKARYRTGVRGREQVR, encoded by the coding sequence GTGCGAGTGCTGGGAGTGGACCCGGGCCTGACCCGGTGCGGCGTGGGGGTGGTCGACTCCCGTCCGGGACGCCGGGCGGTGCTGGTCGGCGTGGGCGTTCTGCGCACGGCGCCGGAGACGAGCACGGACCTGCGGCTGCTGGAGATCTCCCGGGGGCTGGACACCTGGCTGGACGAGCACGTGCCCGACGTGGTCGCGGTGGAGCGCGTGTTCGCGCAGAACAACCGCGGCACGGTGATGGGGACGGCGCAGGTGGCGGGGCTGGCGATGGTGGCGGCGGCGCGACGCGGCGTCCCGGTGGCGCTGCACACGCCCAGCGAGGTGAAGGCCGCCGTGACGGGCTCGGGCCGGGCGGACAAGGCGCAGGTGCAGAAGATGGTCGCGTCGATCCTCGGCCTGTCGGTCGCCCCGGAGCCCGCGGACGCGGCGGACGCCCTGGCGCTGGCGGTGACGCACCTGTGGCGGCCGGCGGGCGCCCTGCAGGGCGGGGACCGCCACGAGACGACGCCCGCACAGCGCGCCTGGGCGGCTGCCGAGCAGCAGGCCAAGGCGCGGTATCGTACGGGCGTTCGAGGAAGGGAGCAGGTGCGGTGA
- the hrpB gene encoding ATP-dependent helicase HrpB produces MEGDESVLLPGPSAPGADLPVRAALPATVDAVRSGGAAVLVAPPGSGKTSLLPLALADALGGTIVVAEPRRLATRAAATRLATLVGEPLGQRIGYAMRGERSGGRGLRVEVVTTGLLVRRLQRDPELPGVSAIVIDECHERHLDADLLLALAVDVRANLRDDLAIVATSATADTARLSRALGTDVPAPVITATAALFDVAVEWAPPPVPAPLLPGGRVDPRMLDHVAAVVRRALAETDGDVLVFVPGEAEIHGVARRLAGHDVLPLFGRQSRAEQDRALTPTATRRIVVTTSVAESSLTVPGVRVVVDAGLSREPRTDQSRGLGALVTCRVSRSSADQRAGRAGREGPGRVYRCWSATDHARLDEHPAPEIAIGDLAAFALELAAWGAPAGDGLTLLDAPPVTAMTAAVELLRRVGAVDDDGRITRRGRQMAAIGVHPRWARALLDGAPRVGADRAREIVAMLSADVARGTGDDLPARWRALRRGEDSRATARWREETKRLGRGASSSAPADGPADPGARQVPDDLAVGIVVGLAYPERVARVRRADATTYQMAGGTGAALDQQSPLRSSTWLAVAVADRAPGQADARIRSAAPIDERTARDVAGDLVATTDRIRWEDGGIVTRRVEALGAIVLDDVPLARPDPLLVQEAVRDGIRRGGLSVLPWSPAATALRERLAFCHAHLGAPWPPVDDDALLARLDGWLDADLAAVRGARDLARIDVASALRRLLPWPAATRFGEFAPERLRVPSGSEVRLAYDGAEPPVLAVKLQEVFGWTTVPTVADGRVPVVLHLLSPARRPVAVTSDLASFWRQGYSQVRADLRARYPRHPWPDDPLAAVPTGRAKPRR; encoded by the coding sequence GTGGAGGGTGACGAGAGCGTGCTGCTCCCCGGGCCGTCGGCGCCGGGGGCCGACCTGCCGGTGCGGGCGGCCCTGCCCGCCACCGTCGACGCGGTGCGCTCCGGTGGCGCCGCGGTGCTGGTCGCGCCGCCCGGGTCGGGGAAGACCTCGCTGCTGCCGCTCGCCCTGGCCGACGCGCTCGGGGGGACGATCGTCGTCGCCGAGCCACGTCGGCTGGCGACGCGCGCGGCGGCCACCCGGCTCGCGACGCTGGTCGGCGAGCCGCTCGGGCAGCGGATCGGCTACGCGATGCGCGGCGAGCGCAGCGGCGGGCGGGGCCTCCGCGTCGAGGTGGTGACGACGGGGCTCCTCGTCCGGCGGCTGCAGCGGGACCCGGAGCTGCCGGGCGTGTCCGCGATCGTGATCGACGAGTGCCACGAACGCCACCTCGACGCCGATCTGCTCCTCGCGCTCGCCGTCGACGTCCGGGCGAACCTCCGGGACGACCTGGCGATCGTCGCGACCTCGGCCACGGCGGACACGGCGAGGCTGAGCCGTGCCCTGGGCACGGACGTCCCGGCACCCGTGATCACCGCGACCGCGGCGCTGTTCGACGTGGCGGTCGAGTGGGCACCACCACCGGTGCCCGCGCCGCTGCTCCCCGGGGGGCGGGTCGACCCGCGGATGCTGGACCACGTCGCGGCCGTCGTCCGGCGTGCCCTGGCCGAGACCGACGGCGACGTCCTCGTGTTCGTGCCGGGGGAGGCCGAGATCCACGGCGTGGCACGGCGGCTGGCCGGCCATGACGTGCTGCCGTTGTTCGGTCGTCAGTCGCGGGCCGAGCAGGACCGCGCGCTCACGCCGACCGCCACCCGGCGGATCGTGGTCACCACGTCGGTCGCGGAGAGCTCGCTGACCGTGCCCGGGGTCAGGGTCGTGGTCGACGCGGGTCTCTCCCGGGAGCCGCGGACCGACCAGTCCCGCGGCCTCGGGGCGCTGGTCACCTGCCGGGTCTCGAGATCGTCCGCCGACCAGCGTGCGGGCCGCGCCGGGCGCGAGGGGCCCGGCCGGGTCTATCGGTGCTGGTCCGCCACGGACCACGCGCGGCTCGACGAGCACCCGGCGCCGGAGATCGCGATCGGCGACCTGGCAGCCTTCGCCCTCGAGCTCGCGGCGTGGGGTGCGCCCGCCGGCGACGGCCTGACCCTGCTCGACGCGCCGCCGGTGACGGCGATGACCGCGGCCGTCGAGCTGCTGCGGCGTGTCGGTGCCGTCGACGACGACGGCCGGATCACCCGCCGCGGCCGCCAGATGGCGGCGATCGGGGTGCATCCCCGGTGGGCCCGTGCGCTGCTGGACGGGGCGCCACGGGTCGGCGCCGACCGGGCGCGCGAGATCGTCGCGATGCTCTCGGCCGACGTCGCCCGCGGCACGGGCGACGACCTGCCGGCCCGGTGGCGGGCCCTGCGCCGTGGTGAGGACAGCAGGGCGACGGCCCGCTGGCGGGAGGAGACGAAGCGCCTCGGTCGCGGCGCGTCGAGCAGCGCCCCGGCGGACGGGCCCGCCGACCCCGGGGCGCGCCAGGTGCCGGACGACCTCGCGGTGGGGATCGTGGTGGGTCTGGCCTACCCGGAACGGGTCGCGCGGGTCCGGCGGGCCGACGCGACCACCTACCAGATGGCCGGGGGCACGGGTGCGGCGCTGGACCAGCAGTCACCGTTGCGGAGCTCGACCTGGCTGGCGGTCGCGGTGGCCGACCGGGCACCCGGTCAGGCCGACGCCCGGATCCGCTCCGCGGCGCCGATCGACGAGCGGACCGCGCGGGACGTCGCCGGAGACCTCGTGGCGACCACCGACCGGATCCGTTGGGAGGACGGCGGGATCGTGACGCGGCGCGTCGAGGCGCTCGGCGCGATCGTGCTCGACGACGTCCCGCTCGCACGGCCCGACCCGCTGCTCGTCCAGGAGGCCGTCCGTGACGGGATCCGGCGCGGCGGGCTGTCGGTGCTGCCGTGGTCGCCGGCCGCGACCGCGTTGCGGGAGCGGCTCGCGTTCTGCCACGCCCACCTCGGCGCGCCCTGGCCCCCGGTCGACGACGACGCACTGCTGGCCCGCCTCGACGGCTGGCTGGACGCCGACCTCGCTGCGGTGCGCGGCGCGCGCGACCTCGCCCGCATCGACGTGGCGTCGGCGCTGCGCCGACTGCTGCCCTGGCCCGCGGCGACCCGGTTCGGCGAGTTCGCGCCGGAGCGGCTCCGGGTCCCGTCGGGCTCGGAGGTGCGGCTCGCGTACGACGGCGCGGAGCCGCCGGTGCTCGCCGTCAAGCTGCAGGAGGTGTTCGGCTGGACCACGGTCCCGACCGTCGCGGACGGGCGTGTCCCGGTCGTCCTGCACCTGTTGTCGCCCGCCCGGCGCCCGGTCGCGGTCACGAGCGACCTCGCGTCCTTCTGGAGGCAAGGCTACTCCCAGGTCCGTGCCGACCTGCGGGCCCGCTACCCCCGCCATCCGTGGCCGGACGACCCGCTCGCCGCGGTCCCGACCGGGCGGGCCAAGCCCCGACGGTGA
- the pdxS gene encoding pyridoxal 5'-phosphate synthase lyase subunit PdxS produces MAEMLKGGVIMDVVTPEQAKIAEDAGAVAVMALERVPADIRAQGGVARMSDPDMIDGIVEAVSIPVMAKARIGHFVEAQVLQSLGVDYVDESEVLTPADYAHHIDKWQFTVPFVCGATNLGEALRRITEGAAMIRSKGEAGTGDVSNATTHMRQIRAQIRRLASLPHDELFVAAKELQAPYELVAEVARTGKLPVVLFTAGGIATPADAAMMMQLGAEGVFVGSGIFKSGDPVARAKAIVQATTFHDDPDVLAKVSRGLGEAMVGINVEAEPEPVRLAERGW; encoded by the coding sequence ATGGCCGAGATGCTCAAGGGCGGCGTCATCATGGACGTCGTCACCCCGGAGCAGGCGAAGATCGCCGAGGACGCCGGCGCCGTGGCCGTCATGGCCCTCGAGCGGGTCCCCGCCGACATCCGCGCCCAGGGCGGTGTCGCGCGCATGAGCGACCCCGACATGATCGACGGCATCGTCGAGGCCGTGTCGATCCCCGTCATGGCCAAGGCCCGCATCGGCCACTTCGTGGAGGCGCAGGTCCTGCAGTCCCTCGGCGTGGACTACGTCGACGAGTCCGAGGTGCTCACGCCCGCCGACTACGCCCACCACATCGACAAGTGGCAGTTCACCGTGCCGTTCGTGTGCGGCGCCACCAACCTCGGTGAGGCCCTGCGCCGCATCACCGAGGGTGCGGCCATGATCCGCTCCAAGGGCGAGGCCGGCACCGGCGACGTCTCCAACGCCACGACGCACATGCGCCAGATCCGTGCGCAGATCCGCCGCCTCGCCTCCCTGCCGCACGACGAGCTGTTCGTCGCGGCCAAGGAGCTCCAGGCCCCGTACGAGCTCGTCGCCGAGGTCGCCCGCACGGGCAAGCTGCCCGTCGTGCTGTTCACCGCGGGCGGCATCGCCACCCCGGCCGACGCCGCGATGATGATGCAGCTCGGTGCCGAGGGCGTGTTCGTCGGCTCCGGCATCTTCAAGTCGGGCGACCCGGTCGCCCGCGCCAAGGCCATCGTGCAGGCCACCACCTTCCACGACGACCCCGACGTCCTCGCCAAGGTCTCCCGCGGCCTCGGCGAGGCGATGGTCGGCATCAACGTCGAGGCCGAGCCCGAGCCCGTCCGGCTCGCCGAGCGCGGCTGGTAG
- the yajC gene encoding preprotein translocase subunit YajC translates to MDPSIIILFAVLAGLMLFMSSRTRKQQKQQAEFRSSLAPGHEVMTGSGLIGTVVDVDEAADIVTIESTPGTQTRWLRAAIAKKIDPPVVEDEAEVAEDTADAGSITSAHGDVEVPDDLSGLDTAQREYRDGKRRDEGDTEGK, encoded by the coding sequence GTGGACCCCTCGATCATCATCCTCTTCGCCGTGCTCGCCGGCCTCATGCTGTTCATGAGCTCGCGGACGCGCAAGCAGCAGAAGCAGCAGGCCGAGTTCCGGTCGTCGCTGGCACCGGGCCACGAGGTCATGACCGGTTCCGGCCTGATCGGCACCGTCGTCGACGTCGACGAGGCGGCCGACATCGTCACGATCGAGTCGACCCCGGGCACGCAGACCCGGTGGCTCCGTGCCGCGATCGCCAAGAAGATCGACCCGCCCGTCGTCGAGGACGAGGCGGAGGTGGCGGAGGACACAGCGGATGCGGGTAGCATCACGTCCGCACACGGTGACGTCGAGGTTCCCGACGACCTCTCCGGCCTGGACACCGCCCAGCGGGAGTACCGGGACGGCAAGCGTCGGGACGAGGGCGACACCGAGGGCAAGTGA
- the secD gene encoding protein translocase subunit SecD, protein MANSSTRRSRPVRTLVVFAILTMVLPFAALALGVYLDPKSDDNPDGASFAPGLALDLQGGTQIILTPQSTDGSEITAEAIDESINVIRQRIDSSGVSEAEIVNQGGENIVVSIPGEVDQATIDLVSQPAQMRFRPVLTYGAGLPTEQAATQTEGDAATEDEAAAEGDAATDEESAATDEPAAGEGEAAEGEQPASTDDVDARIAEEAAGVEPTDPSDLAQITPAVQEKFDALDCTDPANLVGGGGDDPGTVLVACANDGTMMKYILGPMEVDGVHLASASSGLVPGPNGSVTNEWGVFIEFDDEGTAEFRETTERLQSLESPRNQFAMVLDGLVVSAPSLDPGVIITDGRATISGSFTRDTAATLANQLSFGSLPIAYEVQSQETISATLGSEQLRNGLIAGLIGLALVVVYSLFQYRMLGLVTVGSLLIAGVITYLAIAILSWQMGYRLSLAGVAGLIVAIGFTADSFIVYFERIRDEMRDGRSMTMAVERGWKRAKRTVLAAKSVTLISAVVLYFLAVGGVQGFAFTLGLTTIIDIAVVFWFTHPTLQMLTKVPFFRDGHSWSGLSPERLRTTSGPRYVGAGRVEAPAVAGADVTAPEPVLAGASVARPADGGQRMTIAERRAAERRAAAAEQDDQAGTKDAGSGENEESR, encoded by the coding sequence GTGGCCAACTCCAGCACGCGGCGGTCGCGTCCGGTACGCACGCTCGTGGTCTTCGCGATCCTGACGATGGTGCTGCCGTTCGCGGCGCTCGCCCTCGGGGTCTACCTGGACCCGAAGAGCGACGACAACCCGGACGGCGCGAGCTTCGCGCCCGGGCTCGCGCTCGACCTCCAGGGCGGGACGCAGATCATCCTGACCCCGCAGTCCACGGACGGGTCGGAGATCACCGCCGAGGCGATCGACGAGTCGATCAACGTGATCCGCCAGCGCATCGACTCCTCGGGCGTCTCCGAGGCCGAGATCGTCAACCAGGGTGGCGAGAACATCGTCGTCTCCATCCCTGGCGAGGTGGACCAGGCGACGATCGACCTCGTGTCGCAGCCCGCGCAGATGCGGTTCCGTCCGGTGCTCACGTACGGCGCCGGGCTGCCGACGGAGCAGGCGGCCACCCAGACCGAGGGCGACGCCGCCACGGAGGACGAGGCCGCTGCCGAGGGCGACGCGGCCACCGACGAGGAGTCCGCCGCGACGGACGAGCCCGCGGCCGGCGAGGGTGAGGCCGCCGAGGGCGAGCAGCCCGCGTCGACCGACGACGTCGACGCACGGATCGCCGAGGAGGCGGCCGGCGTCGAGCCGACCGACCCGTCGGACCTGGCGCAGATCACCCCGGCCGTGCAGGAGAAGTTCGACGCGCTGGACTGCACCGACCCGGCGAACCTCGTCGGCGGCGGCGGTGACGACCCGGGCACGGTGCTCGTCGCGTGCGCCAACGACGGCACGATGATGAAGTACATCCTCGGTCCGATGGAGGTCGACGGCGTCCACCTGGCGAGCGCGAGCTCCGGCCTGGTGCCGGGCCCGAACGGCTCGGTCACCAACGAGTGGGGCGTCTTCATCGAGTTCGACGACGAGGGCACCGCGGAGTTCCGTGAGACCACCGAGCGTCTGCAGAGCCTCGAGTCGCCGCGCAACCAGTTCGCGATGGTCCTCGACGGTCTCGTCGTCTCGGCCCCGTCGCTCGACCCGGGCGTCATCATCACCGACGGTCGCGCGACCATCTCGGGCAGCTTCACGCGCGACACGGCCGCCACCCTGGCGAACCAGCTGAGCTTCGGATCGCTGCCGATCGCCTACGAGGTGCAGAGCCAGGAGACGATCTCGGCGACGCTGGGCTCCGAGCAGCTCCGCAACGGTCTGATCGCGGGCCTCATCGGCCTGGCGCTGGTCGTGGTGTACTCGCTGTTCCAGTACCGCATGCTGGGGCTGGTCACCGTCGGGTCGCTGCTCATCGCCGGTGTGATCACCTACCTGGCGATCGCGATCCTGTCGTGGCAGATGGGCTACCGGCTCTCGCTCGCCGGTGTCGCCGGCCTCATCGTGGCCATCGGCTTCACGGCGGACTCCTTCATCGTGTACTTCGAGCGCATCCGGGACGAGATGCGTGACGGACGCTCGATGACCATGGCGGTCGAGCGCGGCTGGAAGCGTGCCAAGCGCACCGTCCTCGCCGCGAAGTCCGTCACCCTCATCTCCGCCGTGGTGCTGTACTTCCTGGCCGTCGGCGGTGTGCAGGGCTTCGCGTTCACGCTCGGCCTGACGACCATCATCGACATCGCCGTGGTGTTCTGGTTCACCCACCCGACGCTGCAGATGCTGACCAAGGTCCCGTTCTTCCGCGACGGGCACTCGTGGTCCGGGCTCTCGCCCGAGCGCCTGCGCACCACCAGCGGCCCGCGCTACGTGGGCGCCGGGCGCGTCGAGGCGCCGGCGGTCGCCGGCGCGGACGTGACCGCCCCCGAGCCGGTGCTGGCCGGCGCCTCGGTCGCCCGGCCCGCCGACGGCGGCCAGCGGATGACGATCGCGGAGCGGCGGGCCGCGGAGCGGCGTGCCGCGGCGGCGGAGCAGGACGACCAGGCAGGTACGAAGGACGCCGGGTCCGGCGAGAACGAGGAGAGCCGCTGA
- the ruvB gene encoding Holliday junction branch migration DNA helicase RuvB, whose translation MAEGALDPQDLGGRLVGGGADDVERAAEAALRPKRLDEFVGQKVVRDQLSLVLQASLARDAAPDHVLLSGPPGLGKTTLAMIIAAELGTSLRVTSGPAIQHAGDLAAVLSSLEEGEVLFIDEIHRLARPAEELLYVAMEDFRVDVIVGKGAGASAIPLALPPFTVVGATTRSGLLPAPLRDRFGFTGHLDFYSAPELERVILRSAGLLGVEVQHDAAHEIAGRSRGTPRIANRLLRRVRDWAQVRGDGTLDLRAARAALEVYEVDPIGLDRLDRAVLSALCRRFGGGPVGLSTLAMTVGEEPDTVETVAEPYLVREGLVARTPRGRVATTTAWQHLGLEPPAGTWAAGLPDEGTGSRSRTLFDEV comes from the coding sequence GTGGCTGAGGGCGCGCTGGACCCGCAGGACCTCGGCGGCCGTCTCGTCGGGGGCGGCGCCGACGACGTCGAGCGGGCGGCCGAGGCGGCGCTGCGGCCCAAGCGGCTCGACGAGTTCGTGGGCCAGAAGGTGGTGCGCGACCAGCTCTCGCTCGTGCTCCAGGCGTCGCTCGCGCGGGACGCCGCCCCGGACCATGTGCTGCTGTCGGGGCCGCCCGGCCTCGGCAAGACGACCCTGGCGATGATCATCGCCGCCGAGCTCGGCACCTCGCTGCGCGTGACCAGCGGACCGGCGATCCAGCACGCGGGCGACCTCGCGGCCGTCCTGTCCTCGCTGGAGGAGGGGGAGGTCCTGTTCATCGACGAGATCCACCGTCTCGCCCGCCCGGCCGAGGAGCTGCTCTACGTCGCGATGGAGGACTTCCGCGTCGACGTCATCGTCGGCAAGGGCGCGGGGGCGAGCGCGATCCCCCTGGCGCTGCCGCCCTTCACGGTCGTCGGGGCGACCACCCGCTCCGGTCTGCTGCCGGCCCCGCTGCGGGACCGCTTCGGCTTCACCGGGCACCTCGACTTCTACTCGGCGCCCGAGCTGGAGCGCGTGATCCTGCGGTCCGCCGGTCTGCTGGGCGTGGAGGTCCAGCACGACGCCGCCCACGAGATCGCCGGCCGCTCGCGGGGGACGCCGCGCATCGCCAACCGGCTGCTGCGCCGGGTGCGGGACTGGGCGCAGGTCCGCGGGGACGGCACCCTGGACCTGCGCGCGGCGAGAGCCGCGCTCGAGGTCTACGAGGTGGACCCGATCGGCCTGGACCGCCTCGACCGCGCCGTCCTGAGCGCGCTGTGCCGGCGCTTCGGCGGCGGCCCCGTGGGCCTGTCGACGCTGGCGATGACGGTCGGGGAGGAGCCCGACACGGTCGAGACCGTCGCGGAGCCGTACCTGGTGCGCGAGGGCCTCGTGGCGCGCACCCCGCGCGGCCGGGTGGCGACGACGACGGCGTGGCAGCACCTCGGCCTGGAGCCGCCGGCGGGCACCTGGGCGGCCGGCCTGCCCGACGAGGGAACCGGGTCCCGGTCGCGGACGTTGTTCGACGAGGTCTGA
- a CDS encoding NUDIX hydrolase, with product MTSSEPMAAASTSSSLGPDWVLGEDGLRHRRAARVLVLDTAGRVLLVRGHDADQPERSWWFTVGGGIDAGETDVEAALREVREEAGLDLAPEDLEGPVLTRAGIFRFLAETCRQDEVFFVARVSGEHEPTRDGWTDVERDVLDEMRWLTAAELRAQPLEVFPPSLPDVVERLTAGWDGTVVHLGVENDDDVDLDGAVT from the coding sequence GTGACCTCGTCGGAGCCGATGGCCGCGGCGTCGACCTCGTCGTCGCTCGGGCCCGACTGGGTGCTCGGGGAGGACGGCCTGCGCCACCGGCGCGCCGCACGCGTCCTCGTGCTGGACACCGCCGGACGCGTGCTGCTCGTGCGCGGCCACGACGCCGACCAGCCGGAACGCTCCTGGTGGTTCACCGTCGGTGGCGGCATCGACGCCGGCGAGACCGACGTCGAGGCGGCGCTGCGCGAGGTGCGCGAGGAGGCGGGTCTCGACCTGGCCCCGGAGGACCTCGAGGGTCCGGTGCTGACCCGGGCCGGGATCTTCCGGTTCCTGGCCGAGACCTGCCGGCAGGACGAGGTGTTCTTCGTCGCGCGGGTCTCGGGCGAGCACGAGCCCACGCGGGACGGCTGGACGGACGTGGAGCGCGACGTGCTGGACGAGATGCGCTGGCTGACCGCCGCCGAGCTGCGCGCCCAGCCGCTCGAGGTCTTCCCGCCCAGCCTGCCCGACGTCGTCGAGCGGCTGACGGCGGGCTGGGACGGCACGGTGGTGCACCTGGGCGTCGAGAACGACGACGACGTCGACCTGGACGGTGCCGTCACCTGA
- the ruvA gene encoding Holliday junction branch migration protein RuvA, translating into MIASLSGTVAAVSLGSAVLDVGGVGYLVHSTPATLAGLRPGEQARVHTTMVVREDSMTLYGFADADEREVFETAQSVSGVGPRIALAMLAVLTPDALRRAIDAEDTATLRRVPGIGVKSAQRIVLELSGKLGAAGDGGAAAPALPADRRDQVVEALVGLGWTPKVAQDAVEKVLAEAGTESVPESEVPATLRAALRRLGPRG; encoded by the coding sequence GTGATCGCTTCGTTGTCCGGCACGGTCGCGGCGGTGTCGCTGGGCAGTGCCGTGCTCGACGTCGGTGGTGTGGGCTATCTGGTGCACTCCACCCCGGCGACCCTGGCCGGCCTGCGGCCGGGGGAGCAGGCGCGCGTGCACACCACGATGGTGGTGCGCGAGGACTCGATGACGCTGTACGGGTTCGCCGACGCCGACGAGCGCGAGGTGTTCGAGACGGCGCAGTCGGTCTCGGGCGTGGGCCCACGGATCGCGCTGGCGATGCTGGCCGTCCTCACCCCGGACGCGCTGCGGCGCGCGATCGACGCGGAGGACACGGCCACCCTGCGCCGCGTGCCCGGCATCGGCGTGAAGAGCGCCCAGCGGATCGTGCTGGAGCTGTCGGGCAAGCTCGGCGCGGCCGGGGACGGCGGCGCCGCGGCACCCGCCCTGCCGGCGGACCGTCGGGACCAGGTGGTCGAGGCGCTGGTCGGCCTCGGGTGGACGCCGAAGGTCGCCCAGGACGCCGTGGAGAAGGTGCTGGCGGAGGCCGGGACGGAGTCCGTCCCGGAGTCGGAGGTCCCGGCGACGCTGCGGGCCGCGCTGCGCAGGCTGGGTCCGCGTGGCTGA
- a CDS encoding YebC/PmpR family DNA-binding transcriptional regulator, producing MSGHSKWATTKHKKAAIDAKRGKLFAKLIKNIEVAARTGGGDLAGNPTLFDAVQKAKKSSVPNDNIDRAVKRGSGEGADAVDYQTIMYEGYGTNGIAVLVECLTDNKNRAASEVRLAFSRNGGNLADPGSVSYLFSRKGLVVVPKADGVTEDDVMLAALEAGAEEVTDAGEVIEVLSDASDLVAVRSAIVDAGLEYDSADSIWHPSMQVEVDVDGARKILRLIDALEDSDDVQNVYANFDAPDEVLAALDADED from the coding sequence ATGTCCGGTCACTCTAAGTGGGCCACGACCAAGCACAAGAAGGCCGCGATCGACGCCAAGCGTGGCAAGCTCTTCGCGAAGCTGATCAAGAACATCGAGGTCGCAGCGCGCACCGGCGGCGGAGACCTCGCCGGCAACCCGACGCTGTTCGACGCGGTCCAGAAGGCGAAGAAGTCGTCGGTCCCCAACGACAACATCGACCGTGCGGTCAAGCGCGGCTCCGGCGAGGGCGCCGACGCCGTCGACTACCAGACGATCATGTACGAGGGCTACGGCACCAACGGCATCGCCGTCCTGGTCGAGTGCCTCACCGACAACAAGAACCGTGCCGCCTCCGAGGTGCGTCTCGCGTTCTCCCGCAACGGCGGCAACCTCGCCGACCCCGGCTCCGTGTCGTACCTGTTCTCCCGCAAGGGCCTCGTCGTCGTGCCCAAGGCCGACGGCGTCACCGAGGACGACGTCATGCTCGCCGCCCTCGAGGCCGGCGCGGAGGAGGTCACCGACGCCGGTGAGGTCATCGAGGTCCTCAGCGACGCGTCCGATCTGGTCGCCGTGCGCTCCGCCATCGTCGACGCCGGTCTCGAGTACGACTCCGCCGACTCGATCTGGCACCCCTCCATGCAGGTCGAGGTCGACGTCGACGGCGCCCGCAAGATCCTGCGCCTCATCGACGCGCTCGAGGACAGCGACGACGTCCAGAACGTCTACGCGAACTTCGACGCCCCCGACGAGGTCCTGGCGGCGCTCGACGCCGACGAGGACTGA